In the Symphalangus syndactylus isolate Jambi chromosome Y, NHGRI_mSymSyn1-v2.1_pri, whole genome shotgun sequence genome, one interval contains:
- the LOC129475922 gene encoding ADP/ATP translocase 3 — protein sequence MTEQAISFAKDFLAGGIAAAISKTAVAPIERVKLLLQVQHASKQIAADKQYKGIVDCIVRIPKEQGVLSFWRGNLANVIRYFPTQALNFAFKDKYKQIFLGGVDKHRQFWRYFAGNLASGGAAGATSLCFVYPLDFARTRLAADVGKSSTEREFRGLGDCLVKITKSDGIRGLYQGFSVSVQGIIIYRAAYFGVYDTAKGMLPDPRNTHIVVSWMIAQTVTAVAGVVSYPFDTVRRRMMMQSGRKGADIMYTGTVDCWRKIFRDEGGKAFFKGAWSNVLRGMGGAFVLVLYDELKKVI from the exons ATGACGGAACAGGCCATCTCCTTCGCCAAGGACTTCTTGGCCGGAGGCATCGCCGCCGCCATCTCCAAGACGGCCGTGGCTCCGATCGAGCGGGTCAAGCTGCTGCTGCAG GTCCAGCACGCCAGCAAGCAGATCGCCGCCGACAAGCAGTACAAGGGCATCGTGGACTGCATCGTCCGTATCCCCAAGGAGCAGGGCGTGCTGTCCTTCTGGAGGGGCAACCTGGCCAACGTCATCCGCTACTTCCCCACTCAAGCCCTCAACTTCGCCTTCAAGGATAAGTACAAGCAGATCTTCCTGGGGGGCGTGGACAAGCACAGGCAGTTCTGGAGGTACTTTGCGGGCAACCTGGCCTCCGGCGGTGCGGCCGGCGCGACCTCCCTCTGCTTCGTGTACCCGCTGGATTTCGCCAGAACCCGCCTGGCAGCGGACGTGGGAAAGTCAAGCACAGAGCGTGAGTTCCGAGGCCTGGGAGACTGCCTGGTGAAGATCACCAAGTCTGACGGCATCCGGGGCCTGTACCAGGGCTTCAGCGTCTCCGTACAGGGCATCATCATCTACCGGGCGGCCTACTTCGGCGTGTACGATACGGCCAAGG GCATGCTCCCCGACCCCAGGAACACGCACATCGTGGTGAGCTGGATGATCGCGCAGACCGTGACGGCCGTGGCCGGCGTGGTGTCCTACCCCTTCGACACGGTGCGACGGCGGATGATGATGCAGTCTGGGCGCAAAGGAG CTGACATCATGTACACGGGTACCGTCGACTGTTGGAGGAAGATCTTCAGAGACGAGGGGGGCAAGGCCTTCTTCAAGGGTGCGTGGTCCAACGTCCTGCGGGGCATGGGGGGCGCCTTCGTGCTGGTCCTGTACGATGAGCTCAAGAAGGTGATCTAA